One Thunnus albacares chromosome 12, fThuAlb1.1, whole genome shotgun sequence genomic region harbors:
- the cdc34b gene encoding cell division cycle 34 homolog (S. cerevisiae) b: MAQHDSSHVASSQKALMLEMKSLQEEPVEGFKITLVDEADLYNWEVAIFGPPNTHYEGGYFKARIKFPIDYPYSPPAFRFLTKMWHPNIYENGDVCISILHPPVDDPQSGELPSERWNPTQNVRTILLSVISLLNEPNTFSPANVDASVMYRKWRDSKGKDREYVEIIRKQVLATKAEAERDGVKVPTTLAEYCVRTRAPPPDEGSDLFYDYYYDDDDVEDGDGDCCYDEDDSGNEES, from the exons ATGGCACAACACGACTCGTCTCATGTAGCCAGTTCACAGAAAGCACTCATGTTGGAGATGAAGAGCCTTCAGGAGGAGCCTGTCGAGGGATTCAAAATAACACTGGTGGACGAGGCAGATCTGTACAACTGGGAAGTGGCCATTTTCGGACCCCCCAACACTCATTATGAAGGGGGGTATTTTAAG GCTCGGATCAAGTTCCCTATAGACTACCCATACTCCCCACCTGCCTTCCGGTTCCTCACCAAGATGTGGCACCCAAACATCTATGAG aATGGAGATGTGTGCATTTCTATATTGCACCCTCCAGTGGACGACCCGCAGAGTGGAGAGCTGCCTTCAGAGAGATGGAATCCCACCCAGAATGTCCG GACCATTTTGCTGAGTGTGATCTCGCTGCTGAACGAACCCAACACCTTCTCTCCTGCCAACGTGGACGCCTCCGTCATGTACCGTAAATGGAGGGACAGCAAGGGCAAAGACCGGGAATATGTAGAGATCATCAG GAAACAAGTGTTGGCCACCAAGGCGGAGGCCGAGCGTGACGGCGTGAAGGTGCCCACCACGCTAGCCGAGTACTGTGTCCGCACGCGCGCCCCACCTCCTGACGAAGGCTCCGACCTCTTCTATGACTATTACTACGACGATGACGACGTGGAGGACGGGGATGGTGACTGCTGCTACGATGAAGACGACTCGGGCAATGAGGAGTCatga
- the cactin gene encoding cactin, translating to MGLKSRRRSRSRSRDRRNRSRMSRSRSPEDRKERSRSAGTKRVARGRGRSSSADSSGGSDSDRRRAPQRGRSSSSDSDDPKMRRGRKEMENRRGASRERRKGRSPSASDSHDGSTERERRRRRSPDRGSPIRDRDGQRRERDRDRERWKSSSRDRERKGERDKSRERRKRSEERERGRRERSRERADRNRGRQRSSSPDSSESSGSDREVRVVKEKEAKKKQNEMLKALETPEEKRARRLAKKEAKEKKRREKMGWSEEYMGYTNADNPFGDNNLLGTFKWQKALDKKGIGHLGEKELKERNKRIQEENRRELQKVKQLRLEREREKAMRETELEMLQREKEAEHFKTWAEQEDNFHLHQAKLRSKIRIRDGRAKPIDLLAKYISAEDDDLAVEMHEPYTFLNGLTVTDMDDLLEDIKVYMELEQGKNVDFWRDMTTITEDEIGKLRKLEASGKGPGDRREGINTAVSTDVQTVFKGKTYSQLQALHLNIEGKIRAGGSNLDIGYWESLLQQVRVYMARARLRERHQDVLRQKLFKLKQEQGVESEPLFPIIKEEPRSDEDNRERAGEDLGQSSSSSAKNKRSEEEEEDEEEAGPSTSTAGNANRDEDGGDEGDKKEEDDKGEVVEAVLTEEDLIQQSQAEYDSGRYSPSLLTSSELPLDAHTITPEEDTHRLQLARRQLQVTGDASESAEDAFVRRAKEGMGNDEAQFSVEIPVTGKMYLWADKYRPRKPRFFNRVHTGFEWNKYNQTHYDFDNPPPKIVQGYKFNIFYPDLIDKRSTPQYFLEPSPDNKDFGILRFHAGPPYEDIAFKIVNREWEYSHRHGFRCQFANGIFQLWFHFKRYRYRR from the exons ATGGGCCTGAAATCACGACGTCGGTCCAGAAGTCGTAGCCGGGATCGGCGGAACCGGTCCAGAATGAGCAGGTCTCGGTCCCCGGAGGACAGGAAAGAGCGCAGTCGGTCCGCGGGCACGAAACGAGTCGCTCGGGGCCGCGGACGGTCCAGCAGCGCGGACTCCAGCGGCGGCTCCGACAGCGACCGGAGGCGAGCACCACAGCGGGGACGATCATCCAG CTCTGATTCAGATGATCCTAAAATGAGGAGGGGAAGGAAGGAAATGGAGAACCGGAGAGGAGCATCTcgagagaggagaaagggaagGTCCCCATCCGCCTCAGACTCCCATGACGGAAGcactgaaagagagaggaggagacggagAAGTCCCGACAGAGGGAGTCCAATCAGAGACAGGGACGGACAGAGGAGGGAGCgggacagagatagagagaggtggaagagcagcagcagagacagggagagaaaaggagagagagacaaaagcCGAGAGCGAAGGAAGAGGAGCGAAGAGAGGGAgcgagggaggagagagagaagcagagaaagggctgacagaaacagagggagGCAACGCTCCAGTTCACCGGACTCTTCTGAGAGCTCGGGGTCTGATCGGGAGGTCCGGGTAGTCAAAGAGAAGGAGGCcaagaaaaaacagaatgaaatgcTGAAAGCTCTGGAGACACCAGAAGAGAAGAGGGCCAGGAGATTGGCAAAGAAGGAGGcaaaggagaagaaaaggagagagaagatggGCTGGAGTGAGGAGTACATGGGATACACCAATGCAGACAACCCCTTCGGTGACAACAACTTGTTGGGCACATTCAAATGGCAGAAG GCATTGGACAAGAAAGGCATCGGCCATCTCGGAGAAAAAGAGCTTAAAGAAAGGAACAAACGTATTCAGGAGGAGAACCGCAGAGAGCTGCAGAAG GTGAAACAGCTGCGTCTGGAGCGCGAGCGAGAGAAGGCCATGAGAGAGACGGAGCTGGAgatgctgcagagagaaaaagaggcagAGCATTTCAAGACCTGGGCTGAACAGGAAGACAACTTCCACCTGCACCAGGCCAAACTACG ATCTAAGATTAGAATCCGTGATGGTCGTGCCAAGCCCATTGACCTTTTGGCGAAGTACATCAGTGCAGAGGATGACGATCTTGCTGTTGAGATGCATGAACCTTACACCTTCCTCAACGGGCTAACAGTCACTGACATGGATGACCTGTTGGAGGACATAAAG GTCTATATGGAGTTGGAGCAAGGCAAGAATGTGGACTTCTGGAGAGACATGACCACTATAACTGAGGACGAGATCGGCAAACTGAGAAAACTGGAGGCTTCTGGGAAAGGACCAG GTGATCGTCGTGAGGGCATCAACACAGCTGTGAGTACTGACGTCCAGACAGTGTTCAAAGGAAAGACGTACAGCCAGTTACAGGCGCTGCACCTGAACATCGAGGGGAAGATTCGGGCTGGAGGATCCAATCTTGACATCGGTTACTGGGAGAGTCTGCTGCAGCAAGTCAGAGTCTATATGGCAAGAGCGAG GTTGAGAGAGCGACACCAGGATGTTCTGCGTCAGAAGCTGTTCAAACTGAAACAGGAACAGGGAGTGGAAAGTGAGCCTTTGTTCCCCATTATCAAAGAGGAGCCGCGGAGTGACGAAGACAA TAGGGAAAGGGCAGGAGAAGACCTCGGCCAatcatcttcctcctccgcaaaaaacaaaagaagcgaagaggaggaggaggacgaggaggaggcaGGCCCATCCACATCTACAGCAGGAAACGCAAACAGAGACGAGGATGGAGGAGATGAGGGTGACAAGAAGGAGGAAGACGACAAGGGTGAGGTGGTGGAGGCAGTGTTGACGGAGGAGGATCTGATCCAGCAGAGCCAGGCGGAGTACGACTCGGGCCGCTACAGCCCCTCGCTGCTCACGTCCTCTGAACTGCCGCTGGACGCACACACAATCACCCCAGAAGAGGACACACACAGGCTGCAGTTGGCCCGCAGACAGCTACAGGTCACAG gtgaTGCCAGTGAGAGTGCAGAGGACGCCTTCGTACGTCGCGCCAAAGAGGGCATGGGCAACGACGAGGCCCAGTTCAGCGTGGAGATTCCCGTCACAGGGAAGATGTACCTGTGGGCAGACAAATACCGCCCCAGGAAACCCCGCTTCTTCAACAGGGTCCACACAGGCTTCGAGTGGAACAAATACAACCAGACCCATTATGACTTCGACAACCCTCCACCCAAGATCGTCCAGGGTTACAAGTTCAACATCTTCTACCCAGATCTGATCGACAAGCGCTCCACCCCGCAGTACTTCCTGGAGCCCAGTCCTGACAACAAGGACTTTGGCATTTTGAGGTTCCACGCGGGCCCTCCGTACGAGGACATTGCCTTCAAGATCGTAAACAGAGAGTGGGAGTACTCGCACCGACATGGCTTCCGCTGCCAGTTCGCCAATGGGATCTTCCAGCTGTGGTTCCACTTCAAGAGGTACCGCTACAGGAGATAA